TAGGCAAATCTGATTCCGAGAGTGAGCCTCGATGGGCACCGCTGTCGGCCCAGGATGTGGCGACCTTTGAGAGACTTGAAGATTATTCGGCCCAGCTCGACGTACCGATTTTTGGTCCTGGTGATGACCGTGGCGGGGTACTGAATGTGGTCGGTCCGGAACAAGGCATGACCTGGCCTGGGGCCCTGGTGGTGGGTTCGGACAATCACATGTCGACCCACGGCGCTTTTGGCGCGCTCGGCTTGGTGCTAGCGCCACAAGATTTAACAGCCGTGGTTTCGCGGCGATCAATCATTGGTATTAGGCCCAAAGTTGTACGGTTGGCCGTTCAAGGCGCGTTGCGGGAGCCAGTCGATGCCAAAGATTTGGCTTTGTGGCTCTTAGGCCAGCTCGGCCCGTTAACAAACCGTGATGTGGTGCTTGAACTTGGTGGTTCAGCGGTGCGTGGATTGTCCATCGAAGGCCGCATGACCTTGTGCAACATGATGGTGGAAACCGGTGCGCTGAGTGCGTTGGTGGCCCCCGACCAAAAAACGTTTGACTATTTAGAATCGCGGCTCTTCGCCCCCAAGGGTCATGAGTGGGAGCGTTCGCTGAAGCAATGGCGGGCGCTAGTGAGCGATGCTGGCGCTCCTGTTTCTGCCGAATGGGCTCTATTGGCCTCGGGAATTTCACCCCAAGTCAGCTGGGGCACGCGAGCCTGGCAAAGCTGCGCCATCAATGGTGTGGTGCCCGACCCTCATCCCACCAACGAAACACGCCGCAAAGCTGATCGGGAAGCCCTTTTCCTCCAAGGTCTTGAGCCGGGT
The genomic region above belongs to Acidimicrobiia bacterium and contains:
- a CDS encoding aconitase family protein, yielding MYSFFSNGEQKPVAPESKAVGVSPRTMVDKIWDSHLVNLPVATPPSKIGSQTQAAPASEARVDHVYLHEHELGLIARLGEQGVQIHSRHGIVACADQQISTRRVGKSDSESEPRWAPLSAQDVATFERLEDYSAQLDVPIFGPGDDRGGVLNVVGPEQGMTWPGALVVGSDNHMSTHGAFGALGLVLAPQDLTAVVSRRSIIGIRPKVVRLAVQGALREPVDAKDLALWLLGQLGPLTNRDVVLELGGSAVRGLSIEGRMTLCNMMVETGALSALVAPDQKTFDYLESRLFAPKGHEWERSLKQWRALVSDAGAPVSAEWALLASGISPQVSWGTRAWQSCAINGVVPDPHPTNETRRKADREALFLQGLEPGQPINSIAIDQVFIGSCTNGRIEDLRAAAKVLQQGSVVVPTLVVPGSQPVARQAEAEGLPEIFLAAGAEWRAPGCSLCIGANGDAVAPGTRLASTANNPSRDRVGPDSRVHVLGPTTAAATALRGFLYDANSLGEAAL